From Rudanella lutea DSM 19387, a single genomic window includes:
- a CDS encoding universal stress protein yields MKTILFPTDFSAQSQQALPIAAQLAKLFNARLDLVHVQSPPLATGWTPVPTLEAASANADMLTETIAAGFEQLKQLPCLQGVVVKTHLVEGTDVTEVLTQPTFAGAGLIVMSSSGAGGLKETLLGSNAERMIRHARIPVLVLKNPLHYLDLRSVVFASSFTDVYDASMNFIHELLDSYDFPQLHLLFVNTLGRFTASHDIQPRMEDFVKRYHLGVTSMTELNELEVEAGIMRFAQTHQADLVVLGTHGRQGLRHLLQGSIAEDVANHAGMAVLTLPLQTDPVPMVLF; encoded by the coding sequence ATGAAAACGATTTTATTTCCCACCGATTTCTCGGCCCAGTCGCAACAGGCATTACCCATTGCCGCGCAGTTAGCCAAACTTTTCAATGCCCGGCTGGATCTGGTACACGTACAAAGCCCACCCCTGGCTACCGGCTGGACGCCCGTTCCGACACTCGAAGCCGCGAGCGCCAACGCCGACATGCTGACCGAAACCATTGCTGCCGGGTTTGAGCAGCTTAAGCAACTGCCTTGCTTACAGGGTGTTGTGGTGAAGACTCATCTGGTTGAAGGGACGGATGTGACGGAGGTACTCACCCAACCGACTTTTGCGGGCGCTGGCCTGATCGTGATGAGCTCGTCGGGGGCGGGAGGGCTCAAAGAAACCTTACTGGGCTCCAACGCCGAGCGGATGATCCGACACGCCCGCATTCCGGTACTGGTGCTGAAAAATCCGCTGCATTACCTCGACCTGCGCTCAGTAGTGTTTGCGTCAAGCTTCACCGATGTGTACGACGCCAGCATGAACTTTATTCACGAACTGCTTGATAGTTACGATTTCCCGCAACTCCACCTGCTCTTTGTGAATACGCTAGGTCGGTTTACCGCCAGCCACGACATACAACCCCGCATGGAGGACTTCGTGAAGCGTTACCACCTGGGCGTGACGTCGATGACCGAGCTTAACGAACTGGAGGTAGAAGCGGGGATTATGCGGTTTGCCCAGACCCACCAAGCCGATCTGGTGGTGTTGGGTACGCATGGGCGACAGGGGCTGCGGCATCTGTTGCAAGGGAGTATTGCCGAAGATGTGGCCAACCATGCAGGCATGGCCGTGCTGACGCTCCCCCTCCAAACCGATCCCGTGCCGATGGTGCTTTTTTAA
- a CDS encoding universal stress protein — protein MKTIVVPINLANTDPKALPVAADIARLYGAQLILISVIPQPIHQPVLAGETSESPKPEPLQTLEQLAAPLRQQTRHEGLTIKPTVTYSDQNPAEVVAGLAPDLIVLGARNAGFWQEWASGTRAESMVRQAPCPVLVVKQPIAHFSPRNPVGALDLDENMKKRHVLPFGVGEDGLSRFVYVSTPADNRSPEQIRDWVGDWARMQGYAQYELAIRSDRTVSEGILHYADETGADLIVLYTHGRAGGHASVAETVLRHAQVPVLIMRM, from the coding sequence ATGAAAACGATTGTCGTTCCGATCAACCTCGCCAATACCGACCCCAAAGCCTTACCCGTTGCCGCCGATATTGCCCGGCTCTACGGGGCTCAACTGATTCTGATCTCGGTGATTCCCCAGCCGATACACCAGCCTGTATTGGCGGGCGAAACGTCAGAAAGCCCCAAACCGGAGCCGCTTCAGACTCTGGAACAACTGGCCGCCCCTCTCCGGCAACAAACCCGGCACGAGGGCCTCACGATCAAACCCACGGTTACCTACTCCGACCAGAACCCGGCTGAGGTGGTGGCTGGTCTTGCCCCTGACCTGATTGTACTGGGCGCACGGAATGCGGGTTTCTGGCAGGAGTGGGCGAGTGGTACCCGCGCCGAATCAATGGTGCGGCAGGCCCCCTGTCCGGTGTTGGTGGTGAAACAGCCCATTGCGCATTTCAGCCCCCGAAACCCGGTAGGAGCACTTGATCTGGACGAGAACATGAAAAAGCGGCACGTGCTCCCGTTTGGTGTGGGCGAGGATGGACTGAGCCGGTTTGTGTATGTATCGACGCCCGCCGATAACCGGTCGCCCGAGCAGATTCGCGACTGGGTAGGCGACTGGGCGCGTATGCAGGGGTACGCGCAGTACGAGCTGGCTATCCGCTCCGACCGTACCGTATCTGAGGGCATCCTGCACTACGCCGACGAAACCGGGGCCGACCTGATTGTACTGTACACCCACGGCCGGGCGGGTGGGCACGCAAGCGTTGCCGAAACTGTGCTCCGGCACGCCCAGGTACCCGTGCTGATTATGCGTATGTAA